In a genomic window of Anoxybacter fermentans:
- a CDS encoding DUF4178 domain-containing protein: protein MSFFKRLFGGGKKKSKIQKRNPFNLQVGDVVSYDLEDYIVIGKLVYNDSSYEWYAYQLDSGSKRIWLASEDDDEIILGIYESTDLRLTNVPNEIEYKGQIFYLEEHGKATITTADGRVGAKTGQVMEYWDFESDNGDFLSVEKWGNEIEVSYGYPIDEHELEFLPGSQE, encoded by the coding sequence ATGAGTTTTTTTAAAAGACTTTTTGGTGGAGGTAAGAAAAAGTCAAAGATTCAAAAACGTAACCCATTTAATCTACAGGTGGGAGATGTGGTAAGTTATGACCTGGAAGATTATATTGTGATTGGAAAATTGGTCTATAATGATTCATCTTATGAGTGGTATGCATATCAGTTAGACAGTGGTTCTAAACGAATTTGGCTTGCCAGTGAAGATGATGATGAGATTATTTTAGGTATATATGAATCTACTGATCTGAGATTGACAAATGTTCCAAATGAAATTGAGTATAAGGGGCAGATCTTTTATTTAGAAGAACACGGTAAAGCTACAATTACTACAGCTGATGGTCGGGTTGGTGCTAAGACTGGTCAGGTAATGGAATATTGGGATTTTGAAAGTGATAATGGAGATTTTCTTTCAGTGGAGAAATGGGGTAATGAAATCGAAGTCAGTTATGGCTATCCGATAGATGAACATGAGTTAGAGTTTTTACCCGGTAGTCAGGAATAA
- the spoVG gene encoding septation regulator SpoVG produces the protein MKITEVKVRKIERDGKFLAYATITIDDCFVVKDLKVVKGKNGLFVAMPSRKKSDGEYIDIAHPITSEARELIQRAVLEEYKSIV, from the coding sequence ATAAAGATTACAGAAGTGAAAGTTCGAAAAATTGAAAGGGATGGGAAATTTCTTGCTTATGCCACCATTACGATTGATGATTGTTTTGTGGTTAAGGATTTAAAGGTAGTAAAAGGGAAAAATGGACTTTTTGTGGCTATGCCATCCCGGAAAAAGTCAGATGGTGAGTATATTGATATTGCCCACCCTATTACTTCTGAAGCAAGGGAGTTAATTCAAAGAGCAGTCCTGGAAGAATATAAGAGTATAGTGTAA
- a CDS encoding cobalamin biosynthesis protein codes for MERVVLIGIAVLLDWLFGDPYWLPRPIRGIGWLIKKLEDSLKGFSINKRFQGIILWTDVVDSVFIVSWTVLWLLNLIHPFLFFK; via the coding sequence ATGGAGCGGGTAGTATTGATTGGAATTGCAGTGCTATTGGATTGGCTTTTTGGTGATCCATATTGGCTGCCCCGTCCCATTCGCGGAATTGGCTGGTTGATTAAAAAGCTAGAAGATAGTTTAAAGGGGTTTTCTATAAATAAACGATTTCAAGGAATAATTCTCTGGACAGATGTGGTGGATTCTGTTTTTATAGTCAGTTGGACAGTACTCTGGTTATTGAATTTAATTCATCCTTTTTTATTTTTTAAATAA
- a CDS encoding ribose-phosphate diphosphokinase, with protein sequence MQDGGNQLKVFTGNAHPELAREICSHLKCELGDGEISRFSDGEIQVKINESVRGADTFVVQPTCPPCNENLMELLVMIDSLRRASANRITAVIPYYGYARQDRKAQARDPITAKLIANLLTTAGADRVLTIDLHAPQIQGFFDIPVDHLYGAKILAEYFKEKNLGDITVVAPDVGAVRDSRAFAERLDASLAIIDKRRPKPNVSEVMNVIGDVEGRNVILFDDMIDTAGTITQAAEILKKMGAKSIYACCTHPVFSGPAIQRLKEAPIDELVVLNTIPQDEGKLPKLKILSVAPLVAEAIERIHLHQSVSTLFE encoded by the coding sequence ATGCAAGATGGTGGAAATCAACTGAAAGTCTTCACTGGTAATGCTCATCCAGAGTTGGCGCGGGAGATTTGTTCTCATTTAAAGTGTGAATTAGGAGATGGAGAAATTTCCCGGTTCAGTGATGGGGAAATTCAGGTCAAGATCAATGAGAGTGTACGGGGAGCAGATACCTTTGTGGTTCAGCCCACCTGTCCGCCCTGTAATGAGAATTTGATGGAACTTCTGGTCATGATTGATTCTTTACGCCGTGCTTCTGCAAATCGGATTACAGCAGTAATTCCTTATTATGGTTATGCCCGTCAGGATAGAAAAGCTCAGGCACGTGACCCGATTACAGCCAAGCTAATAGCTAATCTGCTGACCACAGCAGGGGCAGATCGGGTGTTGACTATTGATTTACATGCACCTCAGATTCAGGGCTTTTTTGACATTCCTGTAGATCATCTCTATGGTGCTAAAATTCTGGCTGAATATTTCAAAGAAAAGAATCTTGGTGATATTACTGTTGTTGCACCTGATGTTGGAGCGGTAAGGGATTCCCGGGCTTTTGCTGAGCGGCTGGATGCCAGTCTGGCCATTATAGATAAAAGAAGACCTAAGCCTAATGTATCTGAAGTAATGAATGTAATTGGAGATGTAGAAGGTCGGAATGTAATTCTTTTTGATGACATGATCGATACTGCTGGAACGATCACTCAAGCGGCCGAAATATTGAAGAAAATGGGTGCAAAATCTATTTATGCTTGCTGTACACATCCTGTCTTCTCAGGGCCAGCCATTCAGCGTCTTAAAGAAGCTCCAATTGACGAATTGGTTGTTTTAAATACCATTCCTCAGGATGAGGGTAAATTACCAAAGTTGAAAATTCTTTCAGTTGCCCCATTGGTAGCTGAAGCTATTGAAAGAATACATTTACATCAATCAGTTAGTACTCTTTTTGAGTAA
- a CDS encoding AIR synthase family protein, giving the protein MKVGKLIPDKLNDLILNQISSRRSDVLVHPRIGEDCAVIDFGEVVCVISTDPITGASKGMGRLAVHISCNDLAANGAEPVGVQLVLLLPEDITEERIKEIMQEVDYGAAELGIEVLGGHTEITSLVSKPIIVATAIGKARKGQYVTSSGAKPGDDIIITKGAGIEGTAILANDCVEYLLSKGVKDETIKSARKFMDEISVLKEGLLAARMGATAMHDVTEGGIYGALYELANASEVGFDLFADQVYIRPETREICDALQIDPLGLISSGTMLITIPDGDKLLAALKEKGIPACKIGKITESGQTLWVNGEKRKFVLPPRDELWRILEEI; this is encoded by the coding sequence ATGAAAGTTGGTAAACTGATACCTGATAAATTAAATGATCTGATTTTAAATCAGATTAGTAGTCGGCGAAGTGATGTTCTGGTTCATCCGCGAATTGGTGAAGATTGTGCAGTTATAGATTTTGGTGAGGTTGTTTGTGTAATTTCTACTGATCCGATAACTGGAGCATCTAAAGGAATGGGGCGGTTAGCAGTTCATATTTCCTGTAATGATCTGGCAGCTAATGGAGCAGAACCTGTCGGAGTTCAATTGGTTTTACTTTTGCCTGAAGATATTACTGAAGAGCGGATTAAAGAAATTATGCAGGAGGTAGATTATGGGGCAGCGGAATTAGGAATTGAGGTATTGGGCGGCCATACTGAAATAACCAGTCTTGTAAGCAAACCGATTATTGTTGCGACGGCAATTGGTAAAGCCCGTAAAGGTCAATATGTTACTTCTTCTGGAGCAAAACCGGGAGATGATATAATCATTACTAAAGGTGCAGGTATTGAAGGAACTGCTATTCTTGCCAATGATTGTGTAGAATATCTTTTAAGTAAAGGTGTTAAAGATGAAACAATTAAATCTGCCAGAAAGTTTATGGATGAGATTAGTGTCTTAAAAGAAGGGCTTTTAGCAGCAAGGATGGGTGCCACAGCTATGCATGATGTAACTGAAGGTGGCATTTATGGAGCTCTTTACGAATTGGCCAATGCCTCCGAAGTTGGCTTTGATCTTTTTGCTGATCAGGTTTACATTCGTCCTGAGACAAGGGAGATCTGTGATGCTCTTCAAATTGATCCATTGGGTTTAATCTCCTCAGGTACTATGTTAATTACTATTCCTGATGGTGATAAATTGCTTGCTGCCCTTAAAGAAAAAGGTATCCCGGCATGTAAGATTGGTAAGATTACTGAATCAGGACAAACTCTCTGGGTTAATGGAGAGAAAAGAAAATTTGTTCTTCCTCCACGGGATGAACTATGGCGGATTTTAGAGGAGATTTAA
- a CDS encoding helix-turn-helix domain-containing protein: protein MNNRNRPMYTMSAVCKMTGLTARRIRYYEEVGLIKPARTRGNQRIFTPEEIQRLREIKELLEKGLTIAGVKEQLALKDQSSFDYTPIEPAKTLPGMQRGITSLYPVSNRAQLLEMILKQRKEKKRNKEKI, encoded by the coding sequence ATGAACAATAGAAATAGGCCAATGTATACCATGTCTGCGGTATGTAAAATGACAGGTTTAACGGCCCGTCGTATTCGTTATTACGAGGAAGTTGGTCTGATTAAACCTGCACGAACCAGGGGGAACCAGAGAATTTTTACACCCGAAGAGATTCAAAGGTTAAGAGAGATTAAAGAATTGCTTGAAAAGGGTTTGACTATTGCAGGGGTTAAAGAGCAACTTGCCTTAAAGGACCAATCTTCCTTTGATTATACTCCTATAGAACCCGCTAAAACATTACCGGGTATGCAGCGGGGTATTACTTCACTGTATCCAGTTTCCAACAGGGCCCAATTGTTGGAAATGATATTAAAACAAAGAAAAGAGAAGAAACGAAATAAGGAAAAAATTTAA
- a CDS encoding 50S ribosomal protein L25/general stress protein Ctc, with the protein MERLTLKADIREGKGKGAARRLRAEGRIPAILYGKDREPVTLAINERDLEQIVGKTALIDLNFGDEKVIAILKEVQRDPIKGFLLHADLQAINLSEKITITVPLHFEGTPVGVKEGGVLQTMVREVELECLPTEMPDYLAVDISDLEIGESLTIGEIDTPENIEILTPAEEVVVTVVAPEGAEEEAEEAAEGEEGEKPAE; encoded by the coding sequence ATGGAGAGGCTAACACTAAAAGCTGATATACGTGAAGGTAAAGGAAAAGGTGCTGCACGCAGACTTCGGGCTGAAGGACGAATTCCAGCTATACTTTATGGAAAAGACAGAGAACCTGTAACATTAGCAATCAATGAGAGAGACTTAGAACAGATTGTTGGTAAAACTGCTCTCATCGATTTGAATTTTGGTGATGAAAAGGTAATTGCTATTTTAAAAGAGGTGCAGCGTGATCCGATTAAAGGTTTTCTACTCCATGCTGATCTGCAGGCTATTAACTTATCCGAAAAGATTACTATCACTGTACCACTGCATTTTGAAGGAACTCCAGTTGGGGTTAAAGAAGGTGGCGTTCTTCAAACAATGGTCCGTGAAGTTGAACTGGAATGTTTGCCTACTGAAATGCCGGATTACTTAGCTGTTGATATAAGTGACCTGGAAATAGGTGAGTCTTTGACTATTGGTGAAATTGATACTCCAGAGAATATCGAGATCCTTACTCCAGCAGAAGAAGTTGTTGTAACCGTGGTTGCTCCAGAAGGAGCTGAAGAAGAGGCAGAAGAAGCTGCTGAGGGTGAAGAGGGCGAAAAACCAGCCGAATAA
- the pth gene encoding aminoacyl-tRNA hydrolase, producing the protein MYLIVGLGNPGKEYEETRHNIGFRVIYELAKKHRIEVSGLKYRALIGKGIINDKEVILAQPQTFMNLSGEAVAPLVRYFKIPLENLMVIYDDLDLEPGKLRMRRLGGHGGHNGVRSIIDCLGSKEFPRLRIGIGHPGDLMPVRDYVLSRFFEDELKLMEEAVNLACQGIELWLEQGIERAMNQVNRKTD; encoded by the coding sequence GTGTATTTGATTGTGGGTTTGGGAAATCCGGGAAAAGAATATGAAGAAACCAGACATAATATTGGTTTTCGAGTTATATATGAATTGGCAAAGAAACATAGAATTGAAGTATCAGGACTAAAATATCGAGCTTTGATTGGCAAGGGGATTATTAATGATAAAGAAGTTATTCTTGCTCAACCCCAGACCTTTATGAATTTAAGTGGTGAAGCTGTTGCTCCACTGGTCAGATATTTCAAGATACCCCTTGAGAATCTGATGGTTATTTATGATGACCTGGATTTAGAGCCAGGTAAGCTGAGAATGAGACGTTTAGGTGGACATGGGGGCCATAATGGGGTTCGTTCTATCATTGATTGCCTTGGGAGCAAAGAATTTCCAAGATTAAGAATTGGTATTGGCCATCCGGGTGATTTAATGCCGGTTCGGGATTATGTATTAAGTAGGTTTTTTGAAGACGAACTAAAGTTGATGGAAGAAGCTGTAAATCTGGCATGTCAGGGGATCGAATTATGGTTAGAGCAGGGGATTGAAAGAGCGATGAATCAGGTGAATCGAAAGACTGATTAA
- the glmU gene encoding bifunctional UDP-N-acetylglucosamine diphosphorylase/glucosamine-1-phosphate N-acetyltransferase GlmU produces MRDLITIILAAGKGTRMKSQKIKVLHKLAGKPMLQHLIDTVKKLDSKKVIVVVGYQGEQVQKTIQGENLCYVYQHEQKGTGHAILQAEEILKDFQGDVLVLYGDTPLLTIETLQKLFKTHVDSNADATILSTYLDDPTGYGRIVRDKDGRFLKIVEQSDLASEEEEKINEINTGIYIFNNQKLFKALHQIQPNNAQGEYYLTDVFNILLAEKAKVEVMKTLNSNEIIGINDRVRLAEAEKILRRRINERLMIKGVTIIDPETTYIDEDVEIGQDTIIYPFTFIEGKTRIGKNVLIGPHSRIKDAQIGDDVNITNSVILESIIHERVKIGPFAHIRPGNEIHADAKIGDFVELKKSIIGKGSKVPHLSYVGDAQIGEKCNIGAGTITANYDGKNKHKTKLGNGVFIGSNSTLVAPVELKDGARTGAGSVVTRDVPANTTVVGVPARKFKENKR; encoded by the coding sequence ATGAGAGATCTGATTACTATTATCCTGGCTGCAGGTAAAGGAACCCGGATGAAGTCACAGAAGATTAAGGTATTACATAAGTTGGCGGGTAAACCGATGCTTCAACATCTTATTGATACAGTAAAAAAATTAGATTCTAAAAAAGTGATTGTTGTTGTTGGTTATCAAGGTGAACAGGTACAGAAGACCATTCAAGGAGAAAATTTATGTTATGTTTATCAGCATGAACAAAAAGGTACCGGTCATGCGATTTTACAGGCTGAAGAGATTCTTAAGGATTTTCAAGGTGATGTTTTAGTACTTTATGGGGATACTCCCCTGTTAACTATTGAAACTTTGCAAAAATTATTTAAAACTCATGTAGATAGTAATGCAGATGCTACTATTTTAAGCACATATTTAGATGACCCAACTGGGTATGGTCGGATTGTTCGGGATAAAGATGGACGGTTTTTAAAGATAGTAGAACAGTCTGATCTGGCCTCAGAGGAAGAGGAAAAAATCAACGAAATTAATACGGGAATTTATATTTTTAATAATCAAAAACTTTTTAAAGCACTTCATCAAATTCAGCCGAATAACGCACAGGGAGAATATTATTTGACAGATGTTTTTAATATTTTACTTGCTGAAAAAGCAAAGGTTGAAGTAATGAAAACCTTAAATTCCAATGAGATTATCGGGATTAATGACCGGGTTCGATTGGCTGAAGCAGAAAAGATACTGCGCCGTCGGATTAATGAAAGATTGATGATTAAAGGAGTTACCATTATTGATCCTGAAACTACTTACATTGATGAGGATGTTGAGATTGGCCAGGATACTATTATTTATCCCTTTACTTTTATCGAAGGTAAAACTCGAATTGGAAAAAATGTTCTGATTGGTCCTCATAGTAGGATAAAGGATGCTCAAATTGGAGATGATGTAAATATTACTAATTCTGTTATTTTAGAAAGTATAATTCACGAACGGGTAAAGATTGGGCCATTTGCTCATATCCGTCCTGGAAATGAGATTCATGCTGATGCCAAAATTGGAGATTTTGTAGAGTTGAAGAAATCTATCATAGGTAAGGGCAGTAAAGTACCTCATTTAAGCTATGTGGGTGATGCCCAGATTGGTGAAAAATGTAATATTGGGGCTGGAACAATTACGGCCAACTATGATGGTAAAAATAAACATAAAACCAAACTGGGTAATGGGGTCTTTATTGGAAGCAATTCCACTCTGGTAGCTCCTGTCGAATTAAAAGATGGTGCGAGAACGGGAGCGGGTTCTGTAGTGACCAGAGATGTACCGGCCAATACCACAGTAGTGGGGGTTCCAGCGCGGAAATTTAAAGAAAATAAACGTTAA
- a CDS encoding cobyric acid synthase has translation MRGSIMLQGTASSVGKSLLAAAFCRIFYQDGYKVAPFKAQNMALNSFITKDGFEMGRAQVFQAEAAGIEPRVEMNPILLKPTTDVGAQVIIKGKVASNMLASEYFRYKSELKEMVKETYKKLAEEFEIIVIEGAGSPAEINLKSDDIVNMGMAKMAKSPVILIGDIDRGGVFASLYGTIMLLEPEERALVKGVIINKFRGDVKLLEPGLKQLEKLINVPVLGVVPYINVQIDDEDSVTERFQRRQKGEGIKIQVILLPYISNFTDFTPLEMEEDVILSYVRRPEELDEPDMVIIPGSKNTLNDRLYLQRMGWDGVLRKYAHSGGLLMGICGGYQILGKMFYDPHGAESSLRSLPGLGLLQAETEMAKEKTTRQIKGIWAYEDNRYFAKMKGIPISGYEIHMGQTILGEEVLRPIYLDSIDEWEGGVNKNGNIVGTYLHGIFENLNWTRQLLNNLRRLKGMKEKKGPVQSYWDFKEAEYNRLAQHVRNHVNIERIYQIIAEGVNL, from the coding sequence ATGCGGGGTTCGATTATGCTTCAGGGAACAGCATCGTCGGTAGGTAAGAGTCTTTTGGCTGCAGCTTTTTGCCGGATTTTTTATCAGGATGGATATAAAGTAGCTCCATTTAAAGCTCAGAATATGGCTCTTAATTCATTTATCACAAAAGATGGATTTGAGATGGGGCGGGCTCAGGTTTTTCAGGCAGAGGCAGCCGGGATTGAACCCCGGGTGGAGATGAACCCTATTCTTCTCAAGCCGACCACTGATGTAGGAGCACAGGTGATTATAAAAGGCAAAGTGGCTTCTAATATGTTGGCCAGTGAATATTTCCGCTATAAGTCTGAACTTAAAGAGATGGTTAAAGAGACTTATAAAAAATTGGCGGAAGAATTTGAAATTATAGTTATCGAAGGAGCCGGAAGCCCTGCTGAGATTAATCTAAAATCCGATGATATTGTGAATATGGGGATGGCAAAGATGGCTAAATCACCTGTAATCCTTATTGGTGATATTGATAGAGGTGGAGTTTTCGCTTCACTATATGGGACGATTATGCTTTTAGAACCTGAAGAGAGGGCTCTGGTTAAAGGTGTGATTATCAATAAATTTCGCGGTGATGTAAAACTTTTAGAACCTGGCCTTAAACAGTTGGAAAAATTAATAAATGTCCCCGTATTGGGTGTGGTTCCTTACATAAATGTACAAATTGATGATGAAGATAGTGTAACAGAACGGTTTCAACGTAGACAAAAAGGGGAAGGTATAAAAATCCAGGTAATTTTATTACCCTATATCTCTAATTTTACCGATTTTACTCCTCTGGAGATGGAAGAAGATGTAATTTTGAGTTATGTGCGCCGACCGGAAGAATTAGATGAACCGGATATGGTTATTATACCGGGGTCAAAGAATACATTAAATGATCGGCTTTATCTGCAAAGGATGGGTTGGGATGGAGTTTTAAGAAAATATGCCCATAGTGGTGGATTGTTAATGGGAATCTGTGGAGGTTATCAGATTTTAGGTAAAATGTTTTATGACCCTCATGGAGCTGAGAGCAGTTTAAGGTCATTACCGGGTCTTGGACTTTTACAGGCAGAGACTGAGATGGCTAAAGAGAAGACCACAAGGCAGATAAAAGGGATATGGGCATATGAGGATAACCGTTATTTTGCTAAAATGAAGGGAATACCTATCAGCGGTTATGAGATTCATATGGGCCAGACTATCCTGGGTGAAGAAGTTTTAAGACCCATTTATCTTGATTCTATCGATGAATGGGAAGGTGGTGTGAATAAAAATGGTAATATTGTTGGGACATATCTCCACGGTATTTTTGAAAATTTGAACTGGACGCGGCAGTTATTGAATAACCTGCGGAGGTTAAAGGGAATGAAAGAAAAAAAAGGGCCAGTTCAAAGTTATTGGGATTTCAAAGAAGCTGAATATAATCGACTGGCCCAGCATGTACGTAATCATGTAAATATTGAAAGGATTTATCAAATCATTGCAGAGGGTGTGAACCTTTGA
- the glnA gene encoding type I glutamate--ammonia ligase, which produces MSKNYIREDIIRLAKEWDVKFIRLQFTDILGMIKNVAITVGELERALDGEIMFDGSSIEGFTRIQESDMYLRPDYNTFSIFPWHPRKSSVARLICDVFTPDGKPFNGDPRSTLKKVLAEAEEMGYKMYAGPEPEFYLFKLDEEGRPTTTPNDQGGYFDLSPVDLGINTRRDIVLALEEMGFEVEASHHEVGPGQHEIDFKYADALRTADNIVTFKFVTKAIAKEHGYHATFMPKPIYGEAGSGMHIHISLFRDGKNAFYDPDDSLGLSEVAYYFIGGILKHARAITAITNPTINSYKRLVPGYEAPVYISWSAANRSALIRVPATRGAGSRIELRNPDPSCNPYLALAVILKAGLDGIRNKIEPGPQALDNIYDMTAEERKAAGIGSLPGSIMEAVEELSKDEVIKSALGEHIYEHFVEAKRIEWEIYRTQVHKWELDQYLKMY; this is translated from the coding sequence ATGAGTAAAAACTATATCAGGGAGGATATTATTCGGTTAGCAAAAGAGTGGGATGTTAAGTTTATTAGGTTACAGTTTACCGATATTCTGGGAATGATCAAAAATGTAGCAATTACTGTAGGAGAGTTGGAACGGGCACTGGATGGAGAGATTATGTTTGATGGTTCTTCTATTGAAGGTTTTACCCGTATTCAAGAATCCGATATGTATTTACGTCCTGATTATAATACCTTTTCTATTTTTCCATGGCATCCGCGGAAAAGTTCAGTAGCACGATTGATCTGTGATGTTTTTACTCCAGATGGCAAACCATTTAACGGTGATCCCCGGAGTACCCTAAAGAAAGTATTGGCTGAAGCGGAAGAAATGGGTTATAAAATGTATGCGGGGCCAGAACCAGAATTCTATCTTTTCAAACTGGATGAAGAAGGGCGGCCAACAACTACCCCCAATGATCAAGGTGGATATTTTGATTTATCTCCGGTAGATTTGGGAATTAATACCCGGCGGGATATTGTTCTTGCATTGGAAGAAATGGGATTTGAGGTAGAAGCATCCCATCATGAGGTTGGTCCTGGCCAGCATGAGATTGATTTTAAATATGCCGATGCCTTAAGGACTGCTGATAACATAGTTACATTCAAATTTGTGACCAAAGCTATTGCTAAAGAACACGGCTATCATGCTACATTTATGCCAAAACCTATATATGGAGAAGCAGGTTCCGGTATGCATATTCATATATCTCTTTTTAGAGATGGTAAAAATGCTTTCTATGATCCTGATGATTCATTAGGTTTAAGTGAAGTTGCTTACTATTTTATTGGTGGAATCTTAAAACACGCCCGGGCCATCACTGCTATTACAAATCCGACCATTAACTCATATAAGCGCCTGGTTCCGGGTTATGAAGCGCCGGTATATATTTCCTGGTCTGCAGCAAACCGAAGTGCTTTAATCAGGGTTCCGGCTACTCGTGGAGCGGGTTCCAGGATTGAATTGAGAAATCCTGATCCATCCTGTAACCCATATCTGGCGTTAGCAGTAATTTTGAAGGCTGGATTGGATGGAATCAGAAACAAAATTGAACCTGGCCCACAGGCTCTGGATAATATCTACGATATGACTGCTGAAGAACGGAAAGCAGCCGGAATCGGTAGTTTGCCAGGCAGTATCATGGAAGCTGTTGAAGAGTTATCTAAAGATGAAGTGATTAAGAGTGCTTTAGGTGAGCACATTTATGAACATTTTGTTGAAGCCAAAAGGATTGAATGGGAAATTTATCGCACTCAGGTTCATAAATGGGAGTTGGATCAGTATTTGAAGATGTATTAA
- a CDS encoding cob(I)yrinic acid a,c-diamide adenosyltransferase, giving the protein MTRGLVHIYTGDGKGKTTAALGLAFRAIGYGMRVKVIQFLKGGYSGEFKTVSLLKPWIEIEIINHFKKRIFKLTEDEWKKLAQLTEEAVASLLISLKKGEYDIYILDEIFGALKRDLITVEKIREIIKNKAEKVELVLTGRGAPYELKQMADYVTVMQKEAHPFDKQIGARRGIEY; this is encoded by the coding sequence ATGACCCGGGGATTAGTTCACATCTATACAGGTGATGGAAAAGGGAAGACCACTGCTGCATTGGGACTGGCATTTCGGGCTATTGGTTATGGGATGCGGGTAAAAGTAATTCAATTTCTTAAAGGCGGTTATTCTGGTGAATTTAAGACAGTATCTTTACTTAAACCATGGATAGAGATAGAAATAATCAATCATTTTAAAAAGCGGATCTTTAAATTGACTGAAGATGAATGGAAGAAGCTGGCTCAACTTACTGAAGAAGCAGTTGCTTCTTTATTGATTTCTCTTAAAAAAGGTGAATATGACATCTACATTCTGGACGAAATTTTTGGCGCTCTTAAGCGAGATTTAATTACTGTAGAGAAGATTCGGGAAATCATAAAAAATAAAGCAGAGAAAGTAGAACTTGTGCTTACAGGGCGGGGTGCGCCATATGAACTTAAGCAGATGGCTGATTATGTAACCGTTATGCAAAAAGAGGCCCATCCTTTTGATAAGCAGATTGGTGCGCGTAGGGGGATAGAGTATTGA
- a CDS encoding ECF transporter S component, whose protein sequence is MKNISAKKLVFMALFAAATTVATMLIKIPSAKGYFNLGEIMIYTAALTFGPMVGGVAGGLGAALADLFSGYMLPWAPITFVVKGIEGYLVGKLGYGRNTGGKIVAILLGGLAILIGYPAASAILYGWPAALTELYIDIIQVVVGGVVAIPLSNALRKIFAEEMKDNESW, encoded by the coding sequence ATGAAAAATATTTCTGCAAAGAAGTTAGTATTTATGGCCCTATTTGCGGCTGCTACCACCGTAGCGACTATGCTTATTAAAATACCTTCTGCTAAAGGTTATTTTAACCTGGGTGAAATCATGATCTATACTGCCGCTTTGACCTTTGGTCCAATGGTAGGTGGAGTTGCCGGTGGTCTGGGTGCTGCCCTGGCTGACCTGTTCAGTGGGTATATGCTTCCCTGGGCTCCGATCACTTTTGTGGTTAAAGGAATAGAAGGTTATCTGGTTGGTAAATTGGGTTATGGTCGGAATACGGGTGGTAAAATTGTTGCTATTCTTCTGGGAGGATTGGCTATTCTTATAGGTTATCCTGCTGCTTCGGCAATTCTTTATGGCTGGCCTGCTGCCTTAACTGAACTTTATATTGATATTATCCAGGTAGTAGTAGGTGGCGTTGTTGCCATTCCTCTTTCAAATGCTTTAAGAAAAATTTTTGCAGAAGAGATGAAAGACAATGAAAGTTGGTAA